A DNA window from Impatiens glandulifera chromosome 7, dImpGla2.1, whole genome shotgun sequence contains the following coding sequences:
- the LOC124910579 gene encoding protein NEGATIVE GRAVITROPIC RESPONSE OF ROOTS isoform X1, with protein sequence MKFFSWMQKKLNGGGQDQRKSNQQLPTAVEKQEQYYCHEQGQLLSIGTLGNHEITEKPNIQNRKQSLMMSEEENDDMSDFTPEEVGQLQKELRKLLRKKEVSVAASTELPLDRFLNCPSSLEMDRRISNMSSCSSSSIQQEEEEEVIIDRTIRVIIDRCKTICKERKKEKLGIGKKSISFLFNKMFFVCGNGFNPSPPTSMRDSRMEKLLRTMLSKKFSHSHNSTSLMKKNKYLEEGKSSRTRKESESDETDEKKNGHQWVKTDSEYIVLEI encoded by the exons ATGAAG TTCTTCAGTTGGATGCAGAAGAAGCTCAATGGTGGTGGACAAGACCAAAGAAAGTCGAATCAACAACTTCCAACTGCCGTGG AAAAGCAAGAACAGTACTACTGTCATGAACAAGGGCAGCTTCTTTCAATAGGAACTCTGGGAAATCATGAAATTACAGAAAAACCCAAtatccaaaaccggaaacaGAGTCTGATGATGTCTGAGGAAGAAAATGACGACATGTCGGACTTCACGCCGGAGGAAGTGGGGCAGTTGCAAAAAGAGTTGAGAAAGCtgttaagaaagaaagaagtaTCAGTTGCTGCTTCGACTGAGCTTCCTTTGGATAGATTTCTTAACTGCCCTTCAAGCTTGGAGATGGACCGTAGGATCTCTAACATGTCTTcttgcagcagcagcagcattcaacaagaggaagaagaagaagtgattaTTGATCGGACCATTAGAGTGATTATTGACAGATGCAAAACCATTtgtaaagaaagaaaaaaagagaaactaGGAATTGGGAAGAAGTCaatttctttccttttcaacAAGATGTTCTTCGTATGTGGAAACGGCTTCAACCCATCTCCCCCCACATCCATGAGAGATTCTCGAATGGAAAAG CTTCTGAGGACAATGCTTTCAAAGAAATTCAGTCATTCTCATAACTCAACATCATTaatgaagaagaataaataCTTGGAGGAGGGAAAATCATCAAGAACTAGGAAGGAATCCGAATCAGATGAAACCGATGAGAAGAAAAACGGGCATCAATGGGTTAAGACAGACTCTGAAt ATATTGTTCTTGAGATCTGA
- the LOC124910579 gene encoding protein NEGATIVE GRAVITROPIC RESPONSE OF ROOTS isoform X2, with amino-acid sequence MQKKLNGGGQDQRKSNQQLPTAVEKQEQYYCHEQGQLLSIGTLGNHEITEKPNIQNRKQSLMMSEEENDDMSDFTPEEVGQLQKELRKLLRKKEVSVAASTELPLDRFLNCPSSLEMDRRISNMSSCSSSSIQQEEEEEVIIDRTIRVIIDRCKTICKERKKEKLGIGKKSISFLFNKMFFVCGNGFNPSPPTSMRDSRMEKLLRTMLSKKFSHSHNSTSLMKKNKYLEEGKSSRTRKESESDETDEKKNGHQWVKTDSEYIVLEI; translated from the exons ATGCAGAAGAAGCTCAATGGTGGTGGACAAGACCAAAGAAAGTCGAATCAACAACTTCCAACTGCCGTGG AAAAGCAAGAACAGTACTACTGTCATGAACAAGGGCAGCTTCTTTCAATAGGAACTCTGGGAAATCATGAAATTACAGAAAAACCCAAtatccaaaaccggaaacaGAGTCTGATGATGTCTGAGGAAGAAAATGACGACATGTCGGACTTCACGCCGGAGGAAGTGGGGCAGTTGCAAAAAGAGTTGAGAAAGCtgttaagaaagaaagaagtaTCAGTTGCTGCTTCGACTGAGCTTCCTTTGGATAGATTTCTTAACTGCCCTTCAAGCTTGGAGATGGACCGTAGGATCTCTAACATGTCTTcttgcagcagcagcagcattcaacaagaggaagaagaagaagtgattaTTGATCGGACCATTAGAGTGATTATTGACAGATGCAAAACCATTtgtaaagaaagaaaaaaagagaaactaGGAATTGGGAAGAAGTCaatttctttccttttcaacAAGATGTTCTTCGTATGTGGAAACGGCTTCAACCCATCTCCCCCCACATCCATGAGAGATTCTCGAATGGAAAAG CTTCTGAGGACAATGCTTTCAAAGAAATTCAGTCATTCTCATAACTCAACATCATTaatgaagaagaataaataCTTGGAGGAGGGAAAATCATCAAGAACTAGGAAGGAATCCGAATCAGATGAAACCGATGAGAAGAAAAACGGGCATCAATGGGTTAAGACAGACTCTGAAt ATATTGTTCTTGAGATCTGA
- the LOC124945836 gene encoding sm-like protein LSM1B gives MSWAGPEDIYLSTSLASYLDKKLIVLLRDGRKLMGILRSFDQFANAVLEGACERVIVGDIYCDIPLGLYIIRGENVVLIGEMDLEKEELPPHMTSVSVAEITRAQKVEREASDLKGTMRRRMEFLDMD, from the exons ATGTCTTGGGCAGGACCAGAAGATATCTATTTGTCAACATCTCTTGCAAGCTATCTTGATA AGAAGTTGATTGTATTGTTGCGAGATGGAAGAAAGCTTATGGGCATACTTCGTTCCTTTGACCAATTTG CAAATGCGGTGCTGGAAGGTGCTTGTGAACGAGTTATAGTTGGTGATATTTATTGTGACATTCCTCTAGGTCTATATATTATTCGAGGGGAGAATGTGGTTCTAATTGGTGAAATG gattTGGAAAAGGAAGAGCTTCCTCCTCACATGACCTCTGTTTCAGTTGCAGAAATAACAAGG GCGCAAAAGGTAGAAAGGGAAGCTTCGGATCTGAAAGGTACAATGAGAAGGAGAATGGAATTTCTTGACATGGATTGA
- the LOC124910472 gene encoding proliferating cell nuclear antigen-like → MLISNVQLLDEISYYEMKLMDIVDIEHFIVPEGDYHTFVRMPSSKFTRICKFLSSIGDTVVISMTKEGVKFSTRGYKDNLNIVCKQNTTVDKPEDATIVEMKEPISLTFELRYLNSFTKAATLLNTNTVIIRLSLELPMVVEYNM, encoded by the coding sequence ATGTTGATTTCGAATGTTCAGCTACTGGATGAAATATCTTATTATGAGATGAAGCTGATGGATATTGTCGACATCGAGCATTTTATCGTACCTGAAGGGGATTACCATACTTTTGTTCGTATGCCTTCATCAAAGTTTACCCGAATCTGCAAATTTCTAAGCAGCATTGGCGATACAGTTGTGATTTCTATGACAAAGGAAGGAGTGAAGTTCTCTACTAGAGGTTACAAGGATAATTTGAATATTGTTTGTAAGCAGAATACTACAGTTGATAAGCCTGAAGATGCCACCATAGTTGAGATGAAAGAGCCAATTTCATTGACATTTGAACTGAGGTATTTGAACTCTTTCACTAAAGCAGCGACATTATTGAACACGAACACGGTTATCATAAGACTGTCATTAGAACTGCCTATGGTTGTGGAATACAATATGTAA